Genomic DNA from Roseofilum casamattae BLCC-M143:
AGGGGTGGGTCAAACCTCACTCCTGGCTATTTCTACTGTACATGATGAACGATACTAAACCTGCTGCTCTCACCGTCGCCGTGGTTGGAGACGTACACGGCCTATGGGAAAATGCTGATGCTGAAGCTCTGGAAGCCTTGGGTGTCGATCTGGTCCTGTTTGTTGGAGATTTTGGCAACGAGTCCCTGGAGACCGTCCGAGCGATCGCGCAGTTATCCCTACCGAAGGCAGTTATCCTCGGCAACCACGACTGTTGGTACACTGCCTCCCCTTGGGGAAAGAAAAAATGCCCTTACGATCCTCAGATTGAAGACCGCGTGAGCGAGCAATTACAGATTTTGGGCGAAACTCATGTGGGTTACTCGAAACTAGACTTTCCGCAATTTCAGCTCAGCGTCGTTGGAGGTCGTCCTTTTAGTTGGGGAGGCTCGGATTGGAAAAATCCTGGGTTTTATCGCGATCGCTATGGAATTAATAATTTTGCCGAATCGACGCGCGCTATTGTGAATTCAATAAAGCAAACTCTTTATTCCGTTGTGATTGCGATCGCTCACTGCGGCCCTTACGGTCTTGGCGATCGCCCGGAAGATATCTGCGGTAAGGACTGGAACCCCATTGGCGGTGACTATGGCGAACCGGATCTCGCCGATGCGATCGCTCAATCTCGCCATCTGGGGAAACAGATTCCTCTCGTCGCTTTCGGTCACATGCACCATCGCCTGCGCCATACTCAAGCCAGATTGCGAGCTACGACTGCAAGGGATACATACGGTACGTTCTACCTGAATGCCGCCAGAGTTCCACGAATTATTGTCGGCGATCGCGGTAAACTTCGCAACTTCTCTTTAGTTACCTTGGAAAACGGATCGGTCTCTGAAGCGAAGTTAATTTGGGTCAACGAGCGCCACCAGATCGAGACCGAAGAAATTCTATATACCATCCGGCCATCTATAGCTGAGATCGGCTATACTAGAAATCCATGACTGGAGAGATGGCAGAGTGGTCGATTGCGCTCGACTTGAAATCGAGTGAACGAGAGTTCCGAGGGTTCGAATCCCTCTCTCTCCGTATCCTAAGGGTTACAGCATTTTGCAATATAATGCAAAAACCCTCTCAAATAGAGAGGGTTTTCATAATCGCGAAGGATAATTCGCGAAAATTCTATTTCACAATCAATTTTCCTTGCATTCCCGCACCGCGATGAGGCTCGCAATAGAATGCATAGGTTCCTGCAGCAGCATCATCGGGAATAGCAGACTCATAGCTATCTCCTGCTTTGAACAGAAGTTGCTTTTTGGATACGCCAGCTAGCCCGTCAACCATTGCGTTGTGCGGACCGAGTTTGTTGTTTACCCACTTAATCGTATCTCCAGGAGAAACTTCGATCGTGTTGGGAACAAAGGATAACATGCCATTATCCGCGCCCATTTTCACTTCAACAGTTGCAGCAGCAGCAGGTGCAAGATTAATACCAACACTCAGTAGCAGAGAGAGCGCCAGACATACAAGAGATTTTGCTAAAGTTTTCATAGTTTTTTTCCAGTGAATACATTCGGAGTCCTGATGAAAACTAATTGTACAATAACCTCGGGCAATTTTTCCAGAGCAGTAAAAACTCCATTCTCGTAGGTTTAAAACTCTCCAGCGACTGGAGAGTTAAAACTCTGGCGAATCCGTTAAAGTTTCGATCGCAATATCCATTTGTTCCTGTTTTTGCGCTAGGAAACTATCACATTCTTTCAAATACTCTACAGCTAAGGTAAATTGGTCAAACGCTTCATCCAGCTCTAAATTGCCAGCTTCCATACGCGCAATAATATCCTCGACCAATGCAACCGTGGCTTCGTAGTTCCATTTCGAGGCGGACTGAGATTTACGGTTAGAGGATTTAGCCATAGCTTCACCTAGACAATTGACTCGAGAGAACTACGGTACAATGCGGACAATTTTGACATGAACGGTTCCTTCACTCAATTGGATGGATAACTCTCGATCTAATTGTAACGAAGTTGTCGAGCGAGCGATCGCTCCTTCTTCCGTTCTCACCACAGCATATCCTCGTTTTAAGACGCGATTCGGGTCGAGAGTTGCTAATTTTTGTCGCAGGTATTCGCATCGTTGCGTTTCCCGTTGCAAATACTGCAAAATCAGTTGGATCGACTGACGGCGCTTCCAATGCAAGGTTTGCCGCTCTCGTTCGATCTGCCGATCCGGTTGCAGGCGCTCCAAACTATTGCGCAAACGTTGCAAACGATCGTCTTGCCGATCCAGATAGGTTTGCATGGCATTTTTCAAGGTCAGACAGCGTTCTTCATGCTCGCTAGTTAAAGTCTCTAGTTCTGGAACCGCATAGTCCGCAGCAGCTGTTGGCGTGTGAACGCAGAGATCGGCAGCGAGATCGGCTAAAGATTCATCTCGTTGATGGCCGATGCCAGAAATAATCGGAATCGAGCAGTTTGCGATCGCCTCCACCACCCGTTCGTCATTGAAACCGGCTAAATCTTCTGTTGCTCCTCCTCCTCGAGCTAAAATAATGACTTCCGCGCGACCATCTCGCTCGACTCGCCTAATTGCTTTCACGATTGATGCTGGAGATTGCTTTCCTTGCACCAAAGCTGGGGAGAACAAAACATGCAAGCCGGGATAACGTCGCTTTAGGGTACGCCGAATATCTCCCCAGGCAGCCGCTTGCGGCGAGGTAATTGCCGCAACAATTTGCGGATGAGAGGGGAGTTGGCGCTTGCGCTCTAAGTCAAAGTAACCCAAAGCACTCAGGCGATCGCGTAATTGCCGATAGCGCAATGCTTGTAAGCCTTCTCCAGCGGGTAAGGCTTGATGGACGATTAATTGATACTGACCTCTAGGAGGATAAACTCGTAGAGAGCCTAAGACGATAATATGTTCTCCAGACGTTGGTGTTGCAACCAGCCGAGATAACATGCTCTTCCAGGCCACGCAACTGATACTGGCTTTCACCTCTGGATCTTGTAAGGTAAAAAATAACCCACTACTATACTGACTGGCGCTGGAAACTTCGCCAGTTATCCAGAGATGGTGCAAGTGTTCGTCACCTTCTAGGCGCTCTTGCACGTAAGCCGTCAGATCTCCCACCGACACGGCGGTTTCGGGAACGAGTAAGTTGGGTAACGGCGAGGTCATGGCAAATAAGTTACTCGAAATTATGTCAATTAAAAATTAAGTGTCGGTCATTGATGAGCAAGGTTATCTTCCTGTCACCATAACAGATCGTTATCTGTTCGGTTTAGCATAGATACCGGAGATAGCCGTACTGCCAATATGGTGGATGGCGATCGCATTATTTCCTAAAGCCTGTTGCAGATGTTCTGCCTCGACTTGAAATGCTTCTTGCCACTGTGGGTTATGCAGTACAACTTCAACCTTGCGCATCGTTCTCCCTCGCCTCTCGGTCATTTTCTTTGCTACAAACCGAGTTTACTCAATAACGACAATAGCTTGAGATTCATCGCTAGCTAGCTCTTGTTTTTTTATCTCCGAACTGCAAAAGTGATGAAAATTGCCACCAAAATCTTTAAGTCTTCTGCTAGCTCGATATTACCATTGAGGCGATCGGCGATCGCTCTCTCTCTAGATACACTGGGATCGATCGTCTAACTTAGTTCAAGATGGTCTAGAATTCAGATAAATTTTTGTAACCATTTGCGACAACTTGTCATGAAATCTACATTATACTCAGGATAACTATAAAAATAAAAACAAAACTAAAATGTATCTTTTGAAATCTTCACATCATTATAAATCTCCATTAAGATCCCCCAATCTCGTTTCGACAGAGGAACGATCGTTCGATCCGTGGTTCGATCTCGCACCAGTGGGTACGATCGAATGGCGTTTAGACGGGCAAATTCTGCGTAGCAATACTCGATTTTCTCAGTTGCTCGGCTACCAGCCCGAAGAATTACAGGGGCGATCGTTGATGGATATTATTCATCCAGATGACCTAGAAAGCGATCGCGACTCCCTCGATCGTCTGCTATCTGGAGAGCTGGAAACCTTCATCCAAGAGAAACGATGCTTGCACCGAAATGGCTCAATGACCTGGGTTAATCTCGCTGTATCTTCGATCCAAGGTCCCACAGTTGCAGAACCTACGTTTTTAGGAATGGTCACTGATAGCAGCGAAAGAAAAGCCACACTAGACGAACGCCGCAAAACTCAGCGCGTCCTGAAAGAAAGCGAGCGCCGCTTTCGCGCCATTTTCAACTCATCCTTTGGATTTATCACTCTGCTCTCTCCTGAAGGCGCCATTCTCGAAGCAAACCACACCATCTTAGAATTTGCCGGCATTCAACTCTCCGATGCGATCGATCAATATTTGTGGAATGCTCCCTGGTGGCCTCAATCTCCAGCACACCGAGAGCAACTTAAAGCGAAAGTAGCTGAAGCTGCCAAAGGTAACACCTTGCGATCGACAGTAGAATTTGTCAGCACGAACCAGCAAACCGTCACCATTGACTTCTCTCTCAAACCCGTACTCGACTCCTGCAGTAAAGTCGTCATGCTGATTGCTGAAGGCCGCGACATTAGCGATCGCCAAGCTCTAGAACAAGAACTGATCTGGCGCGATCAACTCTGGAATGCCTTTTTTAGCACTGCTCCC
This window encodes:
- the xseA gene encoding exodeoxyribonuclease VII large subunit → MTSPLPNLLVPETAVSVGDLTAYVQERLEGDEHLHHLWITGEVSSASQYSSGLFFTLQDPEVKASISCVAWKSMLSRLVATPTSGEHIIVLGSLRVYPPRGQYQLIVHQALPAGEGLQALRYRQLRDRLSALGYFDLERKRQLPSHPQIVAAITSPQAAAWGDIRRTLKRRYPGLHVLFSPALVQGKQSPASIVKAIRRVERDGRAEVIILARGGGATEDLAGFNDERVVEAIANCSIPIISGIGHQRDESLADLAADLCVHTPTAAADYAVPELETLTSEHEERCLTLKNAMQTYLDRQDDRLQRLRNSLERLQPDRQIERERQTLHWKRRQSIQLILQYLQRETQRCEYLRQKLATLDPNRVLKRGYAVVRTEEGAIARSTTSLQLDRELSIQLSEGTVHVKIVRIVP
- a CDS encoding GrpB family protein codes for the protein MRKVEVVLHNPQWQEAFQVEAEHLQQALGNNAIAIHHIGSTAISGIYAKPNR
- the xseB gene encoding exodeoxyribonuclease VII small subunit — its product is MAKSSNRKSQSASKWNYEATVALVEDIIARMEAGNLELDEAFDQFTLAVEYLKECDSFLAQKQEQMDIAIETLTDSPEF
- the petE gene encoding plastocyanin, which encodes MKTLAKSLVCLALSLLLSVGINLAPAAAATVEVKMGADNGMLSFVPNTIEVSPGDTIKWVNNKLGPHNAMVDGLAGVSKKQLLFKAGDSYESAIPDDAAAGTYAFYCEPHRGAGMQGKLIVK
- a CDS encoding TIGR04168 family protein gives rise to the protein MNDTKPAALTVAVVGDVHGLWENADAEALEALGVDLVLFVGDFGNESLETVRAIAQLSLPKAVILGNHDCWYTASPWGKKKCPYDPQIEDRVSEQLQILGETHVGYSKLDFPQFQLSVVGGRPFSWGGSDWKNPGFYRDRYGINNFAESTRAIVNSIKQTLYSVVIAIAHCGPYGLGDRPEDICGKDWNPIGGDYGEPDLADAIAQSRHLGKQIPLVAFGHMHHRLRHTQARLRATTARDTYGTFYLNAARVPRIIVGDRGKLRNFSLVTLENGSVSEAKLIWVNERHQIETEEILYTIRPSIAEIGYTRNP